One window of Nitrospirota bacterium genomic DNA carries:
- a CDS encoding putative metal-binding motif-containing protein, translating to MLKHRFFLVVLFFLFVLSLAAAPVYAACTDVDGDGYGSPGDASCPKGAITDCNDNDNKVYPGAPKICDGKDNNCDGRLDFSTDKDADHDGVLWCAGDCDDNNAARFPGNPEVCDGIDNDCT from the coding sequence ATGTTGAAGCATCGTTTTTTTCTTGTGGTCTTGTTTTTCTTGTTTGTACTCAGCCTCGCTGCCGCGCCAGTTTACGCGGCCTGTACTGATGTGGACGGAGACGGTTACGGCAGCCCTGGAGACGCATCATGTCCAAAAGGTGCTATAACGGACTGTAACGACAACGACAACAAAGTCTATCCCGGAGCGCCGAAGATATGCGACGGCAAGGACAACAACTGCGACGGCAGGCTGGACTTCAGCACTGACAAGGACGCGGACCATGACGGAGTATTATGGTGTGCTGGAGACTGCGATGACAACAACGCGGCGCGTTTCCCCGGCAATCCCGAAGTATGTGACGGCATAGACAATGACTGCACA
- the ald gene encoding alanine dehydrogenase — MIIGVPKEIKEHEYRVAITPSGAGELAEAGHKIIVETSAGAGSGFADEDYLRAGAQVFERDIIFPDSDLIVKVKEPLPSEYNLLREGQALFTYLHLASNPGLVSVLMKKKIAAFAYETLEANSALPLLRPMSEIAGKMAPVIAAYYLQKIHGGEGLLFTGVEGVPAANVLILGAGVVGVSALKVAYGMGANVTVINKGADKLRQIDEMYSGNVKTLMSTSDNIEAEAVKADVLIGAVYVTGAKTPKLVSRELVARMKKGAVIVDVSVDQGGCVETTRPTTHNNPIYSVDGVIHYTVANMPGAYPRTSTLALTSKTIEYIKLLAKDGVEASAKEEHPLRSALNTYNGNIMNKAVAGSI, encoded by the coding sequence ATGATCATCGGCGTACCAAAAGAAATAAAAGAACATGAGTACAGGGTCGCAATTACTCCGTCCGGGGCCGGTGAACTTGCCGAAGCCGGTCACAAAATCATAGTTGAAACATCAGCGGGCGCTGGAAGCGGTTTTGCCGACGAGGATTACCTGCGGGCTGGCGCGCAAGTTTTCGAAAGAGATATAATATTCCCTGATTCCGATCTGATTGTAAAAGTTAAAGAACCTCTGCCTTCCGAATACAATCTGCTCCGAGAAGGACAGGCCTTATTCACATACCTCCATCTTGCCTCTAACCCGGGGCTTGTGAGTGTCCTGATGAAAAAGAAGATTGCCGCCTTTGCTTATGAAACGCTCGAGGCAAACAGCGCCCTGCCCCTTCTCAGGCCGATGAGCGAGATCGCCGGAAAGATGGCTCCTGTTATCGCCGCATACTACCTTCAAAAAATTCACGGCGGCGAAGGTCTGCTTTTTACGGGTGTGGAAGGTGTCCCTGCCGCAAATGTCCTTATTCTTGGCGCAGGGGTTGTCGGGGTGAGCGCATTGAAGGTTGCTTACGGCATGGGGGCCAATGTAACCGTAATAAATAAGGGCGCTGACAAACTGCGCCAGATAGACGAAATGTATTCCGGCAATGTAAAAACTCTGATGTCAACAAGTGACAATATCGAGGCGGAGGCGGTCAAGGCTGATGTGCTTATCGGGGCTGTCTACGTCACAGGGGCAAAGACGCCGAAACTCGTCTCAAGAGAACTTGTTGCAAGGATGAAAAAAGGCGCGGTCATTGTTGACGTCTCGGTCGATCAGGGCGGATGCGTAGAGACAACAAGGCCGACAACGCACAACAACCCCATATATTCGGTTGACGGTGTCATTCACTACACTGTCGCAAACATGCCTGGAGCATATCCGAGGACATCCACCCTGGCGCTCACAAGTAAGACGATTGAGTACATTAAACTCCTCGCAAAGGACGGCGTTGAAGCTTCTGCAAAAGAAGAGCATCCCTTAAGAAGCGCACTGAATACTTATAACGGCAATATCATGAATAAGGCAGTTGCCGGGTCAATATGA
- a CDS encoding DUF2892 domain-containing protein produces the protein MYIARTDKWYLERLIWLLAGIFSLTGTILAAVVSKWWLILTGLVGVNLLIFAFTGFCLMANILYKFGARSEIE, from the coding sequence ATGTATATCGCAAGAACAGACAAATGGTATCTGGAAAGATTGATCTGGCTGCTGGCGGGAATATTCTCCCTCACCGGGACGATACTCGCCGCTGTTGTCAGCAAGTGGTGGCTGATACTGACAGGGCTTGTGGGAGTGAACCTGCTGATATTCGCGTTCACGGGATTTTGTTTGATGGCCAATATACTCTATAAATTCGGAGCGCGGTCAGAGATAGAGTGA